One genomic region from Prochlorococcus marinus CUG1433 encodes:
- a CDS encoding sulfotransferase → MKEFDEKKNSKNIGKKLESNLSKNEIISKAFEYHLQGNIAEASKYYQFFINKGFKDHRIFLNSGEILKNLGRLEEAEVWIRRAISLKPDYTIAHNNLGNILRAKNKLKEAESCYCKAITLNPDFTKAYYNLSTLTSTDEKKIWQKKLFSESFLKNKSKNDQFNIFFARANILHKKKNFKESAKCLKLANQLKILIYPSNSDSLIKKSKLLLIESNRADLNLNKEKNNLQTIFIVGMPRSGTTLAESIISMNSKVLDLGETNAFERSFKEWKEKKGKFDLYDLYMQRINKKIKSYITTNKWLYNYQYAGIIAKQIPNSKIIYCYRNPLDNILSIYRTNFEKDNEYSSSLIDCANIYLDHRQIMNEYTKRFPENIYDLNYDLLVKNPDKEIKSLINWLGWKWNKAYLKPHLSTRSVFTASDVQIRSKINSKSIGGWKNYKEMLKPAIKIITKDDEYKNL, encoded by the coding sequence ATGAAAGAATTTGATGAGAAGAAAAATTCAAAAAATATAGGAAAAAAATTAGAATCAAATCTTTCTAAAAATGAAATCATAAGTAAAGCATTCGAATACCATTTGCAAGGTAATATTGCTGAAGCATCAAAATATTATCAATTTTTTATCAATAAAGGTTTTAAAGATCATAGAATTTTTTTAAATTCTGGGGAAATCTTAAAAAATTTAGGCAGATTAGAAGAAGCGGAAGTATGGATACGAAGAGCAATTTCACTCAAACCTGATTACACAATTGCTCACAATAACCTTGGAAATATTTTGAGAGCTAAAAATAAACTTAAAGAAGCAGAATCATGCTACTGTAAAGCGATTACATTGAATCCCGATTTCACAAAAGCATACTATAATTTATCAACTCTCACCTCCACAGACGAAAAGAAAATTTGGCAAAAAAAACTCTTCTCTGAAAGTTTCCTTAAAAATAAATCAAAAAATGATCAATTTAATATTTTTTTCGCAAGAGCAAATATTCTCCACAAGAAAAAAAATTTTAAAGAAAGTGCTAAATGCCTAAAATTAGCAAATCAATTAAAAATATTAATCTACCCATCCAATTCTGATTCATTAATAAAAAAATCTAAGTTATTACTTATCGAATCAAATAGAGCAGATCTTAATTTAAATAAAGAAAAAAATAATCTGCAGACCATTTTTATAGTAGGTATGCCTAGGAGCGGAACAACTTTAGCGGAATCAATTATCAGCATGAATTCTAAAGTTCTTGACTTAGGCGAAACAAATGCTTTTGAAAGATCCTTTAAAGAATGGAAAGAAAAAAAAGGAAAATTTGATCTTTATGATTTATATATGCAAAGAATAAATAAAAAAATAAAATCATATATCACTACTAATAAATGGTTATACAACTATCAATATGCAGGAATTATTGCAAAACAAATACCAAATTCAAAAATAATTTACTGCTACCGTAATCCACTAGATAATATTCTTTCTATTTATCGAACAAACTTTGAAAAAGATAATGAGTATTCCTCCTCGTTAATTGATTGCGCAAACATTTATCTAGACCATAGGCAAATAATGAATGAATACACAAAAAGATTTCCAGAAAATATTTACGACTTAAATTATGATTTATTAGTTAAAAATCCCGATAAAGAAATAAAATCTTTAATTAATTGGTTGGGATGGAAGTGGAATAAAGCATATCTGAAACCTCATTTAAGTACAAGATCAGTTTTCACAGCAAGCGATGTACAAATTCGCTCTAAAATTAATTCGAAATCTATTGGCGGTTGGAAAAACTACAAAGAGATGCTTAAACCTGCTATCAAAATCATTACTAAAGATGATGAATATAAAAACCTGTAA
- a CDS encoding acyltransferase, with translation MSKDINKNKISFNSVYRPEIDGLRAFAVVAVVINHFNKEILPNGYLGVDIFFVISGFVITSSLYQRPSKNIKDFITGFYARRIKRLIPVLSIFVFITSIGICLFNPSPSISLKTGITSLFGLSNFFLYKQSTDYFAQPTELNVFMHTWSLGVEEQFYILFPFLIWFSGYGRQTKNGARNLFLTIGALSIASCFGFLYLYPINQSAAYFLMPTRFWEISSGCLLFIGLQKNKFIEQSLERIPPLLLLIFIVGAMYLPKSLATASTIAVVILSCILITSLKNQTSIYRIFTNTKVVYIGLISYSLYLWHWCVLSISRWTIGIHWWSVPFQVALTFILAITSYQWIELPLKKRYWFGKKWKTIILGGGVIIILTGGIFALGKLLKGKLFIGNQENVWNMKTYGEIKITHSPLLPTIYLIGDSIAGHYGSVLSHLADKKEFNFVMHPRGNGLKLKTNKSPEKYEEFILAPLRKYKNKFKKGDVVIFSGHQNRYYKNGENWTKLYSTFIRQTQNIGIKFVLISPTPFFSGVRAGYICQEEWFRPSWVISPLCISQVNKNEFLASEIVPIQKIDKFLLANPQVSYIDAFSILCPNKYCKNHDENKLMYKDNFHLNGYGAMKLTNTFETLFD, from the coding sequence ATGTCAAAAGATATCAATAAAAATAAAATTTCTTTTAATAGTGTCTACCGTCCGGAGATTGATGGTTTACGGGCGTTTGCAGTAGTCGCTGTAGTAATAAATCACTTCAATAAAGAAATACTCCCAAATGGATATCTTGGGGTTGATATTTTTTTTGTTATTTCAGGATTCGTCATAACTTCATCGCTTTATCAAAGACCCAGTAAAAACATAAAGGATTTCATAACAGGATTTTACGCACGAAGAATAAAGCGATTAATCCCGGTACTTTCAATTTTTGTTTTCATCACCAGTATTGGAATATGTCTGTTTAATCCATCTCCAAGCATATCTCTAAAAACAGGAATAACTTCACTATTTGGCTTGTCTAATTTCTTTCTCTATAAACAGTCAACTGACTACTTTGCTCAACCAACAGAACTCAATGTATTCATGCACACATGGTCTCTTGGAGTTGAAGAACAGTTCTACATTTTATTCCCGTTCCTTATTTGGTTTTCTGGTTATGGTAGGCAAACCAAAAATGGTGCTCGAAATTTATTTCTAACAATTGGAGCACTAAGTATTGCATCATGTTTTGGTTTCCTTTACCTCTATCCAATCAACCAATCAGCAGCATATTTTCTAATGCCAACAAGATTTTGGGAAATATCATCAGGATGTTTACTTTTTATTGGATTGCAAAAAAATAAATTTATTGAACAGTCTCTTGAAAGGATTCCACCACTCCTATTACTAATATTCATTGTTGGTGCAATGTATCTACCAAAGTCATTAGCAACAGCATCAACTATTGCAGTAGTCATATTATCTTGTATCCTTATCACCTCTTTGAAGAATCAAACAAGTATTTACAGAATTTTCACTAATACAAAAGTTGTTTATATAGGTTTAATCTCATATTCTCTCTACCTTTGGCATTGGTGTGTTCTTTCAATTAGTCGTTGGACGATTGGAATTCATTGGTGGTCAGTTCCTTTCCAAGTTGCTTTGACATTTATTCTTGCAATTACTTCATATCAATGGATTGAACTCCCTCTAAAAAAAAGGTATTGGTTTGGGAAGAAATGGAAGACAATTATTCTTGGAGGAGGAGTAATAATTATACTTACGGGTGGTATTTTTGCTCTAGGAAAACTACTGAAAGGAAAATTATTTATTGGGAATCAAGAGAACGTATGGAATATGAAAACTTATGGAGAGATCAAAATTACTCATAGTCCTCTCCTACCTACAATTTATCTTATTGGTGATAGTATTGCTGGTCATTATGGATCAGTTTTAAGTCATCTAGCGGACAAAAAAGAATTCAACTTTGTAATGCATCCACGTGGAAATGGACTGAAACTCAAAACAAATAAGTCTCCAGAAAAATATGAAGAGTTTATCCTTGCCCCTCTTCGTAAATATAAAAACAAATTCAAGAAAGGAGATGTTGTTATTTTTTCTGGACATCAAAATAGGTACTACAAAAATGGAGAGAACTGGACAAAACTATATTCGACTTTCATTCGACAAACTCAAAATATCGGAATAAAATTTGTTCTTATTTCCCCAACCCCCTTTTTCTCGGGAGTGCGAGCAGGATACATTTGTCAAGAAGAATGGTTCCGTCCAAGTTGGGTTATATCTCCACTTTGTATTTCACAAGTAAACAAGAACGAATTTCTTGCATCAGAAATTGTACCTATTCAAAAGATTGATAAGTTTCTCTTAGCAAACCCACAAGTTTCCTATATCGATGCGTTTTCCATACTATGCCCAAATAAGTACTGCAAAAATCATGACGAAAATAAGTTGATGTATAAAGATAATTTTCATCTCAATGGATATGGGGCAATGAAACTAACTAATACTTTTGAAACTTTATTCGATTAG
- a CDS encoding tetratricopeptide repeat protein has translation MKGFGEQNKFKKKHNKITSPSKEKIINQAFLFHSQGNIIEAERYYKYCIDQEINDYRVYSNYGLILKNKGNFKEAEISLKKAIQLNPNWSEGHNNIGTIQKDLRKFSEAKISLKKAIELDHNSVNAHCNLGNILRELKNFQEAEIYLRKVIELDPNSPLGYANLGDMLKTIGRVKEAKILLIKTIEINPNFVKPYFSLSKLQYEISDKKWHKYLFSEQILNKKNDREKINIYFSRSNILHKEKKYYESSKNLQLANKLKLALYSSECKFLINRSQNLLKESEKNQKIDNSQLSYPMSIFILGMPRSGSTLVESILSMNKKLKDLGEVNILEKAYIKSRKFNQKKSLADLYMQELNQLLKEFSITTNKWLYNYQYAGIIANQIPNCKIIHCLRNPLDNILSLNRANFESGNYYSSSLRDSAKVYLDQEQIMDIYKDKFRQKIYDLNYDLLVKNPHKEIKSLINWLGWKWNSLYLSPELNKRAVYTASNIQVRSPINSKSIGGWKKYKEMLRPAMEIITQKDKYKDLKY, from the coding sequence ATGAAAGGGTTTGGAGAACAGAATAAATTTAAAAAAAAACACAATAAGATAACTAGTCCTTCAAAAGAGAAGATAATCAATCAAGCATTTTTATTCCATTCTCAAGGAAATATTATAGAAGCAGAAAGATATTATAAATATTGTATTGATCAAGAAATAAATGACTATAGAGTATATTCAAATTATGGTCTTATACTAAAAAACAAAGGTAATTTCAAGGAAGCAGAGATATCTCTGAAAAAAGCAATACAGTTAAATCCTAACTGGTCCGAAGGTCACAATAATATTGGAACTATACAAAAAGATCTTAGAAAATTTTCCGAAGCAAAAATATCTCTGAAAAAAGCAATTGAACTTGATCATAACTCAGTAAATGCTCACTGTAATCTTGGAAATATCCTAAGAGAATTAAAAAATTTTCAAGAAGCAGAGATATATCTAAGAAAAGTAATCGAACTTGATCCTAATTCGCCACTTGGATATGCGAATTTAGGAGATATGTTAAAAACTATTGGAAGAGTAAAAGAAGCAAAAATATTACTTATAAAAACAATTGAAATTAATCCTAACTTTGTAAAACCATATTTTTCATTATCAAAACTTCAATATGAAATTTCTGACAAAAAATGGCATAAATATTTATTTTCTGAACAAATTTTAAATAAAAAAAATGATAGGGAGAAAATTAATATCTATTTTTCGAGATCTAACATCCTTCACAAAGAAAAAAAATATTATGAGAGTTCTAAGAACCTCCAACTTGCAAATAAATTAAAACTTGCACTTTACTCTTCTGAGTGCAAGTTTCTTATTAATAGATCACAAAATCTACTTAAAGAATCCGAAAAAAATCAAAAAATTGACAATTCGCAATTATCATATCCCATGAGTATTTTTATTCTAGGAATGCCAAGAAGTGGAAGTACTTTAGTTGAATCTATTTTAAGTATGAATAAGAAACTGAAAGATTTAGGAGAAGTTAATATCCTAGAAAAAGCATACATAAAAAGCAGAAAATTTAATCAAAAAAAAAGTCTTGCAGATTTATACATGCAAGAGCTAAATCAACTGTTAAAAGAATTCAGCATCACAACTAATAAATGGTTATATAACTATCAATATGCTGGAATAATTGCTAATCAAATACCAAATTGTAAAATTATACATTGTCTTAGAAATCCTTTAGATAATATTCTTTCACTTAACAGAGCAAATTTCGAAAGTGGTAATTATTATTCTTCTTCATTGCGTGATTCTGCAAAAGTTTATTTAGATCAAGAACAAATAATGGATATCTACAAAGATAAATTCCGCCAAAAGATTTATGATCTGAATTATGATTTACTAGTTAAAAATCCTCACAAAGAGATTAAATCATTAATAAATTGGTTGGGATGGAAATGGAATTCCTTGTATTTATCCCCTGAATTAAATAAAAGAGCAGTTTATACAGCAAGTAATATTCAAGTCCGTTCCCCAATCAATTCAAAATCAATCGGTGGATGGAAAAAATACAAAGAAATGCTCAGACCTGCTATGGAAATCATCACACAAAAAGATAAATATAAAGACCTTAAGTATTAA
- a CDS encoding rhomboid family intramembrane serine protease — MPFKNYISKYDWQYLVSACVLISVFIFTDFIKVFDKESLYFVPRLISDQPYRIFTSIWVHADLNHLLSNLGGIIITRYFLMRLGIASRSFYLKFILICSFLNFFVIWVYEKTLSYFFDTYPNYAALGFSGIIYALFGFLLLTSFYGKNYFLGNKISLKSNYEVQKMTKTICFIGLIFSFLPGVSLLGHLSGFIAGCFLFLI, encoded by the coding sequence ATGCCTTTTAAAAATTACATATCTAAATATGATTGGCAGTATTTAGTTAGCGCTTGTGTTCTCATATCAGTTTTTATTTTTACAGATTTTATTAAAGTTTTCGATAAAGAATCTTTATACTTTGTCCCAAGATTAATTAGTGATCAACCTTATAGAATTTTTACATCAATTTGGGTTCATGCAGATTTAAATCATTTATTAAGTAATCTCGGTGGAATAATTATCACTAGATATTTTTTAATGAGACTTGGAATTGCAAGCAGGTCGTTTTATTTGAAATTTATTTTAATTTGTTCTTTTTTAAATTTTTTTGTTATCTGGGTTTACGAGAAGACCTTATCGTATTTTTTTGATACTTATCCAAATTATGCTGCTTTAGGATTTAGCGGAATAATTTATGCTTTATTTGGATTCTTATTATTAACTTCTTTTTATGGAAAGAATTATTTTTTAGGTAATAAAATTAGTTTAAAATCTAATTATGAAGTTCAAAAAATGACAAAGACAATTTGTTTTATAGGATTAATTTTCTCTTTCTTGCCAGGAGTAAGTTTATTGGGTCACCTAAGTGGATTTATTGCTGGATGTTTTTTATTTTTAATCTAA